A single window of Cheilinus undulatus linkage group 12, ASM1832078v1, whole genome shotgun sequence DNA harbors:
- the kcnj15 gene encoding ATP-sensitive inward rectifier potassium channel 15, whose protein sequence is MATRKKEVQRRIVSKDGHNNVRIDNVEGMVKLYLHDIWTTVVDMKWRYKLTLFASTFVMTWFIFGVIFYFIGMGNGDFEPGLSTNHTPCVQNVGTLTGAFLFSLESQTTIGYGYRYISEECPLAIFTLVAQLVITGLAEIFVTGAFLAKLARPKKRAETIKFSQLAVICRRQGKLCLMVRVANMRKSLLIQCQLTGKLLHSNVTEEGEKTQVHQSSVDFNMDSSSECPFLILPLTFYHVLDEHSPLAGLNAENLRTRDFELLVTLNATMESTAATCQSRTSYVPQEILWGYEFKPVLFSTTGGRYVADFNFFDKVQVSNDPAFLSNNTEKLKLEEDYKKE, encoded by the coding sequence ATGGCGACCAGGAAGAAAGAGGTCCAGCGAAGGATTGTGTCCAAGGATGGCCATAATAATGTACGTATCGACAACGTGGAGGGCATGGTGAAGCTGTACCTACATGACATCTGGACCACCGTAGTGGACATGAAATGGCGCTACAAGCTCACTCTGTTTGCCTCCACCTTCGTCATGACGTGGTTCATCTTCGGGGTCATCTTTTACTTTATCGGCATGGGCAACGGCGACTTTGAGCCTGGTCTGAGCACCAACCACACACCCTGCGTACAGAACGTTGGGACCCTCACCGGAGCCTTCCTCTTCTCCCTGGAGTCACAGACCACCATTGGTTATGGTTACCGTTACATCTCAGAGGAGTGTCCACTCGCCATCTTCACCCTGGTGGCTCAGCTCGTCATCACCGGCCTGGCTGAGATCTTCGTCACCGGAGCTTTTCTTGCCAAACTGGCCCGACCCAAGAAGCGAGCTGAGACCATCAAGTTCAGCCAGCTGGCGGTGATCTGCCGGCGTCAGGGGAAGCTGTGTCTGATGGTGAGGGTGGCGAACATGAGGAAGAGTCTTCTGATTCAGTGTCAGCTGACTGGGAAGCTCCTTCACTCCAATGTGACAGAGGAAGGCGAGAAGACACAAGTCCACCAGAGCTCCGTGGACTTCAACATGGACTCCAGCAGCGAGTGCCCCTTCCTCATCCTACCGCTCACCTTCTACCACGTCCTGGACGAGCACAGCCCGCTGGCAGGCCTGAACGCAGAGAACCTCCGCACGCGAGACTTCGAGCTCCTCGTCACTCTGAACGCCACCATGGAGTCGACTGCGGCCACGTGTCAGAGCCGCACCTCCTACGTCCCCCAGGAGATCCTCTGGGGCTACGAGTTCAAGCCCGTTCTGTTCAGCACCACAGGGGGGCGCTATGTTGCAGATTTCAACTTTTTCGACAAGGTTCAAGTTAGCAACGACCCAGCCTTCCTCAGCAACAACACGGAGAAGCTCAAATTGGAGGAGGACTACAAGAAAGAGTAG
- the vps26c gene encoding vacuolar protein sorting-associated protein 26C: MSVTLDIRLKRANKVYHEGEVVAGVIVLVCKEALQHHGISLSMEGLVNLQLSSKSVGVFEAFYNSVKPIQLISSNIEVAKAGKVPGGKTEIPFEFPLSTKGNKVLYETYHGVFVNIQYTLRCDMKRSLLAKDLSRNCEFIVHCHPQKAKVVPTPVNFTITPDTLQNVRERSVLPKFLIRGNLDATNCVISQPLTGEVVVENSDVPIKSIELQLVRVETCGCAEGYARDATEIQNIQIAEGDVCHGLAIPIYMVFPRLFTCPTLETTNFKVEFEVNIVIVLHDDHLITENFPLKLCRV; encoded by the exons ATGAGCGTCACTTTGGATATAAGACTGAAAAGAGCGAACAAAGTTTACCATGAAGGG GAAGTGGTGGCTGGAGTCATCGTGCTGGTGTGTAAAGAGGCTCTGCAGCATCACGGCATCTCTCTGAGCATGGAGGGCCTGGTCAACCTGCAGCTCAGCTCCAAGAGTGTCGGCGTCTTTGAGGCTTTCTACAACTCTGTTAAG CCCATCCAGCTGATCAGCAGTAACATCGAGGTGGCCAAGGCTGGAAAAGTCCCAGGAGGCAAAACTGAGATCCCCTTTGAGTTCCCACTGAGCACAAAGGGAAACAAAGTGCTGTATGAGACCTACCATGGAGTCTTTGTCAACATTCAG TACACGCTCCGCTGTGACATGAAGCGCTCTCTGCTGGCCAAAGACCTGAGCAGGAACTGTGAGTTCATCGTGCACTGTCAT CCACAGAAAGCTAAAGTCGTCCCTACACCTGTAAACTTCACCATCACTCCAGACACCCTGCAGAACGTCCGTGAG AGGAGTGTGCTGCCAAAGTTTCTCATCAGAGGAAATCTAGACGCCACCAATTGTGTGATCAGCCAGCCGCTGACGGGGGAAGTGGTGGTGGAGAACTCAGACGTCCCCATTAAGAGTATTGAGCTGCAGCTGGTGCGAGTAGAGACCTGTG GTTGTGCTGAAGGTTACGCCAGAGATGCCACAGAGATTCAGAACATTCAGATCGCTGAAGGTGACGTCTGCCACGGCCTCGCCATCCCCATCTACATGGTGTTTCCACGACTCTTCACCTGCCCAACACTAGAGACCACCAACTTTAAAGTCG
- the smg8 gene encoding protein SMG8, with product MKEANMAFPVSIGTLLQSDFTEDAAYREDGLCIVGIFGKGAMQPGPLKESLVNNLADKHIFSLFSGAEDGGTPDSHIQAFYQQESRVLYLLLSSVCDSQQLLRACQALSTGAGHSDAHEFWKGLERQHCLHLLYMFSVCHVLLLVNPNQTFDVTYDRLFRALDALRQKALPLIRAAIKDCPVSKEWKVNCRPCPPRLLFVFQMNGTLKVSSNGSDSAGNPDKPKKHSPRRRLQHALEDQIYRIFRKSRVLTNQSSNCLFTVPANQAFVYVIPAMDEDPVGTLIGQLRSNCILVDQESTAVLSGPRRYQQMRRSTRQPSFGGESGSGSMGSQLLDCTLKEFLWQHVELVLTKKGFDDSVGRNPQPSHFELPTYSKWVQVASRLHQVLINNTEEEIADLATKVQSQLKVLEGFLDADTKFSENRCQKALPLAHSAYQSNLPHNYTTTVHKNQLAQALRVYSQHARGVAFQRYAMQLHEDCYKFWSNGHQLCEERSLTDQHCVHKFHLLPQPGEKPDMDRNPPVLNHNSRGRSTSSCNCGRKQAPREDPFDIQSANYDFYQMLEEKCCGKLERIDFPVFQPSTPDPAPASNQRLPCEASGDTERLKEPSTAQSHTPGDPSLSLALSLGQSTDSLGPYGEGEGGETQVQQKRPSLVDRQPSTVEYLPGMMHSGCPKGLLPKFSSWSLVKLGSGKSYNCHTGLEQPGYLPGSSFLLPWDIVIRSRSEEDTGLSESLDGSTSSWPAPNKTLVGKRGSTGGLGRSRRRDDMARVFVGFEYEDSRGRRFISCGPDKIVKVMGPGGTKDPATRVLNTDMPLYIPSPSQGRGLKPHFAQLVRLYIVVPDAPLEITLNPQVQPGPPPCPIFHPEQTDIVLPPDGLWVLRFPYSYVTDRGPCYPPKENQPLNNYKVLRGILKASTANPPQQ from the exons ATGAAGGAAGCAAACATGGCTTTCCCTGTCAGTATAGGGACCCTCCTTCAGTCAGACTTCACAGAGGACGCTGCGTACCGGGAGGACGGTCTGTGTATCGTGGGTATTTTCGGTAAAGGCGCCATGCAGCCCGGACCTCTGAAGGAGTCTCTGGTGAACAACCTGGCGGACAAACACATCTTCTCCCTGTTCAGCGGAGCCGAGGACGGCGGCACCCCGGACAGCCACATCCAGGCTTTCTACCAGCAGGAGAGCCGGGTGCTGTACCTGCTGCTCTCCTCAGTCTGTGACAGCCAGCAGCTCCTCCGGGCCTGTCAGGCTCTGAGCACCGGGGCCGGACACTCCGACGCCCACGAATTCTGGAAAGGCCTGGAGCGACAGCACTGCCTCCACCTGCTCTACATGTTCTCCGTGTGCCACGTCCTCCTGCTCGTTAACCCCAACCAGACCTTCGATGTGACTTATGACCGGCTCTTCAGGGCCCTGGATGCCCTCCGACAGAAAGCCCTGCCTCTGATCCGAGCTGCCATCAAAGACTGTCCGGTGTCCAAAGAGTGGAAGGTGAACTGTCGGCCCTGCCCTCCTAGGCTGCTCTTCGTCTTCCAGATGAACGGCACTCTGAAG GTCTCATCAAACGGCTCAGACTCAGCAGGGAACCCTGACAAACCCAAGAAGCATTCTCCCAGGAGGAGGCTGCAGCATGCACTGGAGGACCAGATTTATCGCATCTTCCGTAAAAGCCGAGTCCTCACCAACCAGAGCAGCAACTGTTTGTTCACCGTGCCGGCCAACCAGGCGTTTGTGTACGTGATCCCTGCCATGGATGAGGACCCTGTGGGTACCTTAATTGGTCAGCTACGATCCAACTGCATCTTGGTTGACCAAGAGTCCACTGCTGTTTTGTCAGGGCCGAGGCGTTACCAGCAGATGCGACGCTCAACTCGGCAGCCCAGCTTTGGGGGTGAATCAGGCAGCGGCTCCATGGGCAGTCAGCTGTTGGACTGTACATTGAAGGAGTTTCTCTGGCAGCACGTAGAGTTAGTCCTCACCAAGAAAGGTTTTGATGATAGTGTAGGCAGAAACCCCCAACCTTCACACTTTGAACTGCCAACATACTCTAAATGGGTCCAGGTAGCCTCCAGACTCCACCAAGTCCTAATTAataacacagaagaagaaatagcTGATCTGGCTACCAAAGTGCAAAGCCAGCTGAAGGTTTTAGAGGGTTTTCTGGATGCTGACACAAAGTTCTCTGAGAATAGATGTCAGAAAGCTCTGCCTCTGGCTCACAGCGCTTACCAGTCCAACCTTCCTCATAACTACACAACCACTGTGCACAAAAACCAGCTTGCACAGGCGCTGCGGGTGTACAGTCAGCATGCACGAGGTGTGGCTTTTCAGCGATATGCAATGCAGCTTCACGAGGATTGCTACAAGTTCTGGAGCAACGGACACCAGCTGTGTGAGGAGAGAAGTCTGACCGACCAACACTGTGTTCACAAGTTCCACCTGCTGCCTCAGCCAG gAGAGAAGCCAGACATGGATCGAAACCCACCCGTCCTGAACCACAACAGTAGGGGGCGCTCCACCAGCTCCTGTAACTGTGGCAGGAAACAGGCTCCTCGGGAGGATCCGTTTGACATCCAATCTGCCAACTATGACTTCTACCAG ATGCTGGAGGAGAAATGCTGTGGGAAACTGGAGCGCATTGACTTTCCCGTGTTCCAGCCGAGCACTCCAGACCCGGCTCCAGCCTCCAACCAGAGACTCCCGTGTGAGGCCTCCGGTGACACAGAGAGGCTAAAAGAGCCAAGCACCGCTCAAAGCCACACACCAGGAGACCCCAGCCTcagcctggctctcagtctgggtcagtccACTGACAGCTTGGGGCCATAcggagaaggagagggaggtgAAACCCAAGTCCAGCAGAAGAGGCCGAGCCTTGTGGACCGCCAGCCGTCCACTGTTGAGTACCTCCCGGGTATGATGCACTCTGGGTGCCCTAAAGGTCTGCTGCCAAAGTTCTCCAGCTGGTCTCTGGTCAAACTCGGCTCAGGAAAGTCCTATAACTGCCACACAGGTCTAGAGCAGCCGGGCTACCTCCCTGGCTCCTCCTTCCTCTTACCGTGGGATATAGTGATCCGCTCCCGGTCAGAGGAGGACACAGGACTGTCGGAGTCTTTAGATGGGAGCACCTCCTCATGGCCGGCTCCTAATAAGACCCTGGTGGGAAAGAGAGGGAGCACTGGGGGTCTGGGCAGGAGTCGCAGGAGGGATGATATGGCTCGAGTCTTTGTAGGATTTGAGTACGAGGACAGCAGAGGGAGACGCTTCATCAGCTGTGGGCCTGATAAGATAGTCAAGGTTATGGGAccagggggcaccaaagatcccGCAACCAGGGTGCTAAACACGGACATGCCGCTCTACATCCCCTCTCCTTCACAGGGCCGCGGTCTGAAGCCGCACTTTGCTCAGCTTGTTCGCCTTTACATCGTTGTGCCTGACGCCCCGCTGGAGATCACCCTCAATCCACAG GTTCAGCCTGGTCCCCCGCCGTGCCCAATTTTCCACCCGGAGCAGACCGATATAGTTTTGCCGCCTGACGGTCTTTGGGTGCTGCGGTTTCCTTACTCATACGTGACAGATCGAGGCCCCTGTTACCCCCCCAAAGAGAACCAGCCGCTCAACAACTACAAGGTGCTACGAGGCATCCTGAAGGCCAGCACTGCTAACCCTCCACAACAGTGA